The Gemella haemolysans ATCC 10379 genome contains the following window.
GATTTCTCTTAATCAGTACTTCTTTAATTTCTCTTAAACAAGACAAGGAGATATATAATGAGAAATAATACAGTTAAAGTATTAACTATTCAAGCATTAATAGCAGCTATCTATGTTGTTTTAACAGTTGCTATCGCGCCATTTTCATACGGTGCTATTCAATTACGTATTAGTGAATCACTATCTCAATTAGTGGTATTTAGTAAAAAATATTGGTTCCCTATAACTTTAGGTGTAGCAATAGCAAATATTTTTAGTCCACTTGGTATAGTTGATGTGTTCTTTGGAACGTTAGGAACAGGTTTAGCGTTAGCTATCAGTATTTTTGTATTCAAATTCGTAAAAAATAGAATCGCTAGACACATCCTTAATATTGTTATTTACTTAGTGGTTTGTATGCCAATTATTGCATATGAAATTGCTATTTTTAGCGGTGAAAACTCTGCAAGAGTGCCATTTGAATTTGAAGCGTTCACAGCAATTTATGGATCACTTTTATTATCACAAGTTGTTGTAATGGTAATCGGTATTGTTATTACAGAAGCCCTAAATAAAGCTATTGATCTTAAAAAAGTATTTGAATAATATTCATAAAAAATCGTTAAGAAATTTACTTAGCGATTTTTTTTGTTTTTGTATTGACCTTTACGTAACGTAATAGTATATAATAGGTATATTACTGGTGAAATATATCGAGAATTTAGGAGCGAAGATGAGAATAAATGAAGTCGCAAAACTTACAGGAGTTAGTGCAAGAACGTTGCAATATTATGACGAGATAGGATTATTGATTCCAGAAAAATTAAATAATGGATATAGAGATTATTCAGATGAAAATTTAGATAAACTTCAAAAGATTCTATTTTATAGATTTCTAAAGTTTAAGTTAAATGATATAAAAGAATTACTTGATGGAGATATTGATAGTTTAAAAATACTTGAACAGCAACGTGAATTAATTTTAAAAGAAAAAGAGAATTTTGAAATAATTCTTCATAATATAGAAAAAACAATAAAAACATATAAAGGAGAACAAAAAATGACTATAGAAGAAAAATTTAATGGATTTAAAAAAGAGGACTTAAATAAGTATGAAGATCAAGCTATAGAAAAATATGGAAAAGGAACAATAGAAGAATCTAAAAAAAGACAGAGTGGTAATGAAGATATAGTTGCTGAGAAATTTAATAGTATTTTTCGTTCAATGGCTGAATATAGAAAAAATAATATAAATATAGAAGAAAAAGAAGTTCAATCGAAAGTCGAAGAATTATATAACTATATGAATAAGTATGCTTTCGATTGCAGTGTAGAAGTATTCTCGTATATAGGAAAAGGATATTCTCAAAATCCAGAATTTAAAAAAAATATAGATAAATTTGGAGAAGGGGTAGCTGAATATACTTCTAGAGCTATAGATGCATATTGTAAAAGTAGATTAAATAAGTAATCTATAGAAGAAATGGCTAATTTAGAATTCTTTTGAAATTTTTTTAAAAAAACTATTGACAAATGAAATTATATATATTAGAATAATTAAGTCAGTTGAAAATGTACCGTAGACAGTAGGGGGAGAAATCCTTAATTAACCTACCGAGGACAAAATTCGAAAAGAAACTTATGTGCCTTTTTGTATGTTCTCGCATGCAGGAAGGTTTTTTTAATGGTACTGAAATTGATAAATCTACTTAGGAGGAAGTTCAATGTCAAAAGCTATTGAGAGAAAACAAGAGTTAGTAAATCAAATCGCAGAAGAAATTAAAGCAAGTTCTTCAGTTCTTATTGCTGACTACCGTGGATTAAACGTTGCGGAAGTAACAGAATTACGTAACAACATGCGTAACGAAGGTTTAACTTTTAAAGTTTACAAAAACTCATTAGTTCGTCGTGCTATGGAGCAAGCAGGGATTGAAGGATTAGACGAAGTTCTAACTGGACCAAATGCTTTCGCTTTCTCAGCGGACGATGCTGTAGCTCCTGCTAGAGTTTTAAACGATTTCGCTAAAACAACACGAAAACTTAGAACTAAAAGCTGGTGTTATAGAAGGAAAAGTAGCAGATCGAGCTGAAATTAAAGCTATCGCGTCATTACCAAGCCGCGAAGGATTACTTTCAATGTTACTATCTGTGTTAACAGCGCCAATGCGCAATACTGCTTTAGCTGTTAAAGCTGTTGCAGACCAAAAAGCTGAACAAGAAGCTTAATAAATAAAAAATATTAAAAACATATAATTTAAAAATCGGAGGAAATTTATAATGACTAAAGAACAAAGTTTAGACGCTATCAAAGAAATGTCAGTTTTAGAATTAAACGACTTAGTAAAAGCAATTGAAGAAGAATTCGGAGTAACTGCTGCTGCACCTGTAGCTGTAGTTGGTGGAGCTGCTGCTGGAGCTGCTGAAGAAAAAACTGAATTTGACGTAGTTTTAGCTAACGCTGGAGACTCAAAAATTAAAGTAATCAAAGTTGTTCGTGAAATCACTGGAGACGGACTAAAAGAAGCTAAAGAAAAAGTTGATGGTGCGCCAGCAACACTTAAAGAAGGAGTTTCTAAAGAAGAAGCTGAAGAAATCAAAGCTAAATTAGAAGAAGTTGGAGCAACTGTAGAAGTTAAATAATTTCTATTCTAAGTAGATAAAAAGATAGATGTAAATAAACAATAATATTCTATTTGAGAATATTTGATACGATGATAATAACAAAAATAGTATATCTCAAGTGTCTAGCTATGGGATATACTATTTTCTTTCATTTTAAGAGGTGTCTTTATTATGGAACATTATTATACAAATAATCCGACGACCGAAAGTCGTGAAAAAATTATCAACTCAACAATAGCGAATGAGAATTTGAAATTTTATACAGATAATGGAGTATTTTCTAAAGAGAGTGTAGATTTTGGAACTAAAACAATGTTAGAAAGTTTCACTACGAATAAAGAAAATGCAAAGGTAGTGGATATTGGATGTGGATATGGAGTAATATCTATATTCTTAGCAAAAAAATACCCGACATATAAGTTTACTATGGTAGATGTAAACAATAGAGTATTAGAATTATCTAAAAAAAATATTGAACTAAACAAAATAGAAAATGAAGTAGAAGTACTAGAAAGTAGTTCCTTTGACAATGTTGTAGGAACATTTGATATAGTTTTAACAAACCCGCCTATAAGAGCCGGGAAAAAAATTGTACATAAAATAATGACAGATAGTTATGAACATCTAAATGCTCAAGGTGAGCTTTGGGTGGTTATACAAAAAAAACAAGGAATGGCTAGTTGTAAAAAATTATTAGAAGATACATTTTCAATGGTAGAAGTAGTAACGAAAAATAAGGGTTACTATATCCTGAAAGCCGTAAAATAATTGACAACTTGCTATGACTATGATAAAATGATATATTGCAAGTAATTCTATTTTCTTTTAGATAGAATTGCCAAAATTATATAAGTAAGTAAGAGAAAATATATATATTTTCTTTTTAGTTTTTAAGAGAAAAGCTGAGAGGTGACACAGTTGCAAAAAGTTAAATTTGGTAAGCACAGACAAAGACGTAGCTATGCTAGAATATCAGAGGTAATTGATTTACCGGACTTAATTGAAATTCAAACCTTATCTTATGATAAATTTTTAGAAACTGGTCTAAAAGATGTTTTTAAAGATGTATCACCAATAGAAGGTAATAATGATAAATTAAGTTTAGAATTTATCGACTATAAATTAGGAACTCCTAAATATGATGTTGATGAGTCTAAAGAACGTGACGCTACATATTCAGCACCTTTAAGAGTGCGCGTACGTTTAATTAATAAAGAACGTGACGAAATTAAAGAACAAGAAGTATTTATGGGTGAATTACCGTTGATGACTGAAACTGGAACGTTTATCATCAATGGTGCAGAACGTGTAATTGTATCTCAATTAGTACGTTCGCCTTCTGTATATTTTACAGAAGATGACAAACTTAAAGTTAAAAATATTCCAAATGCCTATAAAACAACTGTTATTCCTAACAGAGGAGCTTGGTTGGAATTTGAAAAAGATATTAAAGGATTAGTTTATGCTCGTATTGACAGAACTAGAAAAATTCCTTTAACAACGCTTATTAGAGCGTTAGGTTTTGAATCTGACGAATCTATTATTAAATTATTCGGTGAAGATACAGAACTATTAAATACATTAGAAAAAGATGAAAACCTAGATACAGGAACTGCGTTAAAAGTAATTTATGATAAATTACGTCCTGGAGAGCCAGCTAACGTAGAAACTGCAAAAGCGACTTTACACGGTAGATTCTTCGATCCAAGAAGATATGACCTTGCTAAAGTAGGACGTTATAAACTAAATAACAAACTTCACGTTGGTGAACGTCTAGAAAACCAAATTCTAGTTGAACCAATCGTTGATACAGAAACAGGAGAAATTTTAGTAGAAAAAGGTACTAAATTAACACGTGAAATCATTGATGGAATTTATGAAGAATTAGGAACTACAGCTAACGTAGTTGAATTCGATATGAATGAAAGTCTTGATGGAAGTGATAGCCTAAAATTACAATTATTCAAAATTGTAAACCAAGTTAAAGTAGGTAATGACTATGATATCGATGAATTAACTGATGATCAAGTGTTACACGTAATTGGTAATGGAGCACCTAATAAAGATGTTCTAACATTAACAATTGCTGATATCGTAGCAAGTATCAACTACTATCTATTATTAATCAGAACTCGTAGAAATAACGACGGATTTGAATTTGAATTAATCGGACGTGTAGATGATATCGACCACCTTGGTAACCGTCGTCTACGTTGTATCGGTGAATTATTACAAAACCAAATTCGTGTAGGTATTTCTCGTATGGAACGTGTTGTTCGTGAACGTATGAGTATTCAAGATACAAACGAAATTACTCCACAACAACTAATTAATGTAAGACCAGTTACAGCGATTATCAAAGAATTCTTTGGAAGTTCTCAACTTTCACAATTCATGGACCAAGTAAACCCATTAAGTGAGCTTACTCACAAACGTCGTTTATCAGCACTTGGACCTGGTGGTTTAACAAGAGAACGTGCTGGAATGGAAGTACGTGACGTTCACTATTCACACTATGGTCGTATGTGTCCGATTGAAACACCAGAGGGACCAAACATCGGTCTTATTAACTCACTTTCATCATTTGCGCGTATAAATGAATTTGGATTCATTATGACTCCATATAGAAAAGTTGAATTTGATGGAGAAGGTCGTCCATATGTAACTGAAAACGTACAATACTTAACAGCTGATCAAGAAGATAAATACGTAGTAGCACAATCAACAGCTAATGTTGATGAAAAAGGTTACTTCGTAGATGAAGAAGTAGTATGTCGTTTCAGAGGAGATAACACAGTTAAACCTCGTGAAATGATGAACTTTATGGATGTATCGCCTAAACAGGTAGTATCTGCTGCCACTGCATGTATTCCGTTCTTAGAGAATGATGACTCTAACCGTGCCCTAATGGGAGCGAACATGCAACGTCAAGCAGTACCATTAATGATTACTGAAGCACCATTCGTTGGTACAGGTATGGAGCACCTAGCAGCACGTGACTCAGGAGCTGCGGTTATCGCTAAATATCCAGGTATCGTTGAATACGTAGATGGAGCGAAAATTAAAGTACGTCGTATTGAAACTCTAGAAGGTAAAGAGATTAAAGGTGACTTAGATACTTACGTAATTCACAAATTCGTACGTTCTAACCACTCTACTGCTTACAACCAAAAACCAATCGTAAAAGTTGGAGATAGAGTAGAACCTAAAGATATCCTTGCAGATGGGCCATCTATGGATAAAGGAGAATTAGCTTTAGGTAAAAACCTTGTAGTAGCATTCGTAAACTGGGATGGATATAACTATGAGGATGCTGTTATCATGAGTGAACGTTTAGTAAAAGACGATGTTTATACTTCTATTCACGTAGAAGAATATGAAACAGATGCTCGTGATACAAAACTTGGGCCAGAAGAAATTACTCGTGAGATTCCAAACGTAGGTGAAAATGCACTTAGAAACTTAGATGCACGAGGAATCATTCGTATTGGGGCTGAAGTTAAAGATGGAGATATTTTAGTAGGTAAAGTTACACCGAAAGGATTAACTGAACAAACTCCAGAAGAAAAATTATTATATGCTATCTTTGGAGCTAAATCTAAAGAAGTACGTGATACTTCATTACGTGTACCTCACGGTGCTGATGGAGTAGTTGCTGATGTTAAAATCTTTAAACGTGAAGATGGTGCTGAATTACCTAACGGTGTAAATGAACTTGTTCGTGTATTTATCGTCCAAAAACGTAAAATTCGTGTAGGAGATAAAATGGCCGGTCGTCACGGTAACAAAGGGGTTATCTCAAATATCTTACCAGAAGAAGATATGCCTTACCTACCAGATGGTACACCAGTTGACGTAATGTTAAACCCACTTGGGG
Protein-coding sequences here:
- a CDS encoding QueT transporter family protein — protein: MRNNTVKVLTIQALIAAIYVVLTVAIAPFSYGAIQLRISESLSQLVVFSKKYWFPITLGVAIANIFSPLGIVDVFFGTLGTGLALAISIFVFKFVKNRIARHILNIVIYLVVCMPIIAYEIAIFSGENSARVPFEFEAFTAIYGSLLLSQVVVMVIGIVITEALNKAIDLKKVFE
- a CDS encoding MerR family transcriptional regulator, with the protein product MRINEVAKLTGVSARTLQYYDEIGLLIPEKLNNGYRDYSDENLDKLQKILFYRFLKFKLNDIKELLDGDIDSLKILEQQRELILKEKENFEIILHNIEKTIKTYKGEQKMTIEEKFNGFKKEDLNKYEDQAIEKYGKGTIEESKKRQSGNEDIVAEKFNSIFRSMAEYRKNNINIEEKEVQSKVEELYNYMNKYAFDCSVEVFSYIGKGYSQNPEFKKNIDKFGEGVAEYTSRAIDAYCKSRLNK
- the rplL gene encoding 50S ribosomal protein L7/L12, yielding MTKEQSLDAIKEMSVLELNDLVKAIEEEFGVTAAAPVAVVGGAAAGAAEEKTEFDVVLANAGDSKIKVIKVVREITGDGLKEAKEKVDGAPATLKEGVSKEEAEEIKAKLEEVGATVEVK
- a CDS encoding class I SAM-dependent methyltransferase; translation: MEHYYTNNPTTESREKIINSTIANENLKFYTDNGVFSKESVDFGTKTMLESFTTNKENAKVVDIGCGYGVISIFLAKKYPTYKFTMVDVNNRVLELSKKNIELNKIENEVEVLESSSFDNVVGTFDIVLTNPPIRAGKKIVHKIMTDSYEHLNAQGELWVVIQKKQGMASCKKLLEDTFSMVEVVTKNKGYYILKAVK
- the rpoB gene encoding DNA-directed RNA polymerase subunit beta, which produces MQKVKFGKHRQRRSYARISEVIDLPDLIEIQTLSYDKFLETGLKDVFKDVSPIEGNNDKLSLEFIDYKLGTPKYDVDESKERDATYSAPLRVRVRLINKERDEIKEQEVFMGELPLMTETGTFIINGAERVIVSQLVRSPSVYFTEDDKLKVKNIPNAYKTTVIPNRGAWLEFEKDIKGLVYARIDRTRKIPLTTLIRALGFESDESIIKLFGEDTELLNTLEKDENLDTGTALKVIYDKLRPGEPANVETAKATLHGRFFDPRRYDLAKVGRYKLNNKLHVGERLENQILVEPIVDTETGEILVEKGTKLTREIIDGIYEELGTTANVVEFDMNESLDGSDSLKLQLFKIVNQVKVGNDYDIDELTDDQVLHVIGNGAPNKDVLTLTIADIVASINYYLLLIRTRRNNDGFEFELIGRVDDIDHLGNRRLRCIGELLQNQIRVGISRMERVVRERMSIQDTNEITPQQLINVRPVTAIIKEFFGSSQLSQFMDQVNPLSELTHKRRLSALGPGGLTRERAGMEVRDVHYSHYGRMCPIETPEGPNIGLINSLSSFARINEFGFIMTPYRKVEFDGEGRPYVTENVQYLTADQEDKYVVAQSTANVDEKGYFVDEEVVCRFRGDNTVKPREMMNFMDVSPKQVVSAATACIPFLENDDSNRALMGANMQRQAVPLMITEAPFVGTGMEHLAARDSGAAVIAKYPGIVEYVDGAKIKVRRIETLEGKEIKGDLDTYVIHKFVRSNHSTAYNQKPIVKVGDRVEPKDILADGPSMDKGELALGKNLVVAFVNWDGYNYEDAVIMSERLVKDDVYTSIHVEEYETDARDTKLGPEEITREIPNVGENALRNLDARGIIRIGAEVKDGDILVGKVTPKGLTEQTPEEKLLYAIFGAKSKEVRDTSLRVPHGADGVVADVKIFKREDGAELPNGVNELVRVFIVQKRKIRVGDKMAGRHGNKGVISNILPEEDMPYLPDGTPVDVMLNPLGVPSRMNIGQVLELHLGMAAKQLGIHVATPVFDGATDEDVWSTVAEAGMAKDAKTVLYDGRTGEPFDSRVSVGVMYMIKLAHMVDDKLHARSIGPYSLVTQQPLGGKAQFGGQRFGEMEVWALEAYGAAYTLQEILTYKSDDTNGRVKTYEAIVKGENIPRPGVPESFRVLMKELQALGMDFRVMDNEDNEVDMGDIDLGDTIDFHESHNHNHNEEANETEKASKENTENGYQSLANLILSDSEEEVEEESSEETSGYQALASLLMSDTDEYEDVEDDTDEE